The Longimicrobium sp. genome includes the window ACGCCTCCGTGGTCTCGGCGGCGTCGGCGGGGCGCAGGTCCACCAGCCCGGGGATGGTGCGCAGCGACGGAAGCTGCTCGATGGGCTGGTGCGTGGGCCCGTCCTCGCCCAGGCCGACCGAGTCGTGCGTGTAGATGTAGATCGCGGGCTGCTCCATCAGCGCGGCCAGGCGCACCGGGGGCCGCATGTACTCACTGAAGATCAGGAAGGTGCCGCCGTACACGCGAACGCCGCCGTGCAGCGTCATCCCGTTCATCAGCGAACCCATGGCGTGCTCGCGAACGCCAAAGTGCAGGTTGCGGCCGGTGTAGTCCGGCGGAAGGAAGCTCCCTGCGCCCTCGATCATCGTATTGTTGGAGCCGGCCAGGTCCGCCGACCCGCCGATCAGCCAGTTCACCTTGTTGGCGATGGCGTTCAGCGCCTTGCCCGACGCCGCGCGCGTGGCGATGGGCTTGTCGTCCTTGGTCCACGTCGGCAGGTCCGCGTCCCACCCGTCGGGGAGCGTGCGGGAGAGCGCCTGCTCCAGCGCCGCGGCCGCGTCCGGGTGCGCCGCGCGGTAGGCGTCGAAGCGCGCCTGCCACTCGCCCTGCCGCTCCGCGCCGCGCGCGCCGATCTCGCGCATGTGGTCCAGCGCTTCCTGCGGCACGTGGAACGCGTCGGTAGAGGGCCAGCCCAGGTTCTGCTTGGTCTTGACGATCTCCTCGGCGCCCAGCGGCTCACCGTGCGCCTTTTCGCTGCCCGCCTTGTTGGGCGACCCGAAGCCGATGATGGTGCGGACGGAGATCATCGACGGGCGCGGATCGGCCTGGGCGGCGCGGATGGCGGCGTCGATGGCCTCCAGGTCGTTGCCGTCCTCCACCCGCTGCGTGTGCCAGCCGTACCCGTCGAAGCGCTTTGCCACGTCCTCGGTGAAGGCGAGGTCGGTGGAGCCCTCGATGGTGATCTTGTTGTCGTCCCAGAAGTAGATGAGCTTGCCCAGCTTCAGGTGCCCGGCGACGGACGCCGCCTCGGCCGCCACGCCCTCCATCAGGTCACCGTCGGAGCAGATGGCGTAGACGTAGTGGTCGATGACCTTGTGGTCCGGCCGGTTGTGCACCGCGGCCACGTGCGCCTCGGCCATGGCCATGCCCACGCCGTTGGCGAAGCCCTGCCCCAGCGGACCGGTGGTGGTCTCCACGCCGTCCGTCATCCCGTACTCGGGGTGGCCGGGCGTCTTGCTTTCCCACTGGCGGAAGTTCTTCAGGTCGTCCAGCGTCAAACCGTAGCCGCTCAGGTACAGCAGCGAGTACAGCAGCATGGAGGCGTGCCCGGCGGAAAGGATGAACCGGTCGCGGTCCACCCACTTCGGATCGGCGGGGTTGTGCTTCAGGTGGCGCGTCCAGATGACGTACGCCAGCGGCGCCAGCGCCATGGGGGTGCCGGGGTGGCCGGAGTTGGCCGCCTGCACCGCGTCCATCGACAGCGTGCGGATGGTGTTGATGCAGAGCTGGTCCAGCTCGCGCGAGTCAGCGCCCGGATTGGCCATCGATGTGTCGTCCCGTCTGGGTGATTCGGTACCGTGATTGGGGGAAGGGTCCCTCCCCCGGCCTCTCCCGCATCAAAGCCAGAGAAGAGGCGAGAACTTCGTGCGCGATCCATTCTGGCCGACGCGCGAAAGCCTGTCATCCTGAGGCGCAGGCGCACCGTGCCGGCCCGAAGTGCACCCTGCGCGCGCCGAAGGATCTAGCCCGGGGCGCCCCTGAGCCTGGGCGCGGCAGCGGCGACAAATGCCCGAGCCGCGATCACACGTTGCGCGCCGGGGAAGCCGGTCCCGCGCATGCCGCGGTTCCCCCTCCCCCGGCCCCTCCCCCGCAAACTGCGCGGGAGAGGGGAGAAACTTCGATCGGGGTTCGACTGGCTGCTTCGCATGCTGCGGGAGCCCCCTCCCCCCCGGCCCCCTGCCCCCGCTTCGCAGGGGAGGGGGAGACCTGAACCGCGCTTCGGCTGGCCTCCGGCGCAGAAGCATCCGGTGCA containing:
- the tkt gene encoding transketolase, which codes for MANPGADSRELDQLCINTIRTLSMDAVQAANSGHPGTPMALAPLAYVIWTRHLKHNPADPKWVDRDRFILSAGHASMLLYSLLYLSGYGLTLDDLKNFRQWESKTPGHPEYGMTDGVETTTGPLGQGFANGVGMAMAEAHVAAVHNRPDHKVIDHYVYAICSDGDLMEGVAAEAASVAGHLKLGKLIYFWDDNKITIEGSTDLAFTEDVAKRFDGYGWHTQRVEDGNDLEAIDAAIRAAQADPRPSMISVRTIIGFGSPNKAGSEKAHGEPLGAEEIVKTKQNLGWPSTDAFHVPQEALDHMREIGARGAERQGEWQARFDAYRAAHPDAAAALEQALSRTLPDGWDADLPTWTKDDKPIATRAASGKALNAIANKVNWLIGGSADLAGSNNTMIEGAGSFLPPDYTGRNLHFGVREHAMGSLMNGMTLHGGVRVYGGTFLIFSEYMRPPVRLAALMEQPAIYIYTHDSVGLGEDGPTHQPIEQLPSLRTIPGLVDLRPADAAETTEA